A genomic stretch from Terriglobales bacterium includes:
- the lepB gene encoding signal peptidase I: MGKNKNKAKAASGNGKNSAEKPEKHHETTMEFIGSMAAVLVSGLFIITFILQAFEIPSESMMNTLLVGDHLFVDRVSLAPKTQWVGPLLPYGKIKRGDIIVFIAPAQAGLYLVKRVRGVPGDRIRLVNGKLYVNGELQIEPFVVRNGTYSDYRDNFPSVPASEMYGATEKWSQAMTSYVQNGELVVPPDSYFAMGDNRDNSLDSRYWGFVPQANLIGRPMFIYWSFKADKSTYEPSSFGERLANIGYTILHFFDKTRWSRTLNMVH, translated from the coding sequence TTGGGAAAAAATAAAAATAAAGCAAAAGCTGCTTCGGGGAATGGAAAAAACTCCGCCGAAAAACCCGAAAAGCACCACGAAACGACGATGGAGTTCATTGGCTCGATGGCTGCCGTGCTGGTTTCAGGCCTGTTCATCATTACTTTTATCCTGCAGGCCTTTGAAATTCCCTCGGAATCCATGATGAATACGCTTCTAGTAGGCGATCACCTCTTTGTGGACCGAGTGAGCCTTGCGCCCAAGACGCAGTGGGTAGGTCCTCTGCTGCCCTATGGCAAAATTAAGCGCGGCGACATCATTGTGTTCATCGCTCCTGCACAGGCAGGTTTGTACCTGGTCAAGCGCGTGCGCGGCGTACCCGGCGATCGGATACGGCTAGTCAATGGCAAACTCTACGTGAACGGCGAACTGCAGATCGAGCCTTTCGTCGTCCGCAATGGCACCTACAGCGATTATCGTGACAACTTCCCTTCCGTGCCTGCGTCCGAGATGTACGGTGCAACCGAGAAGTGGAGCCAAGCTATGACTTCGTACGTTCAGAATGGAGAACTAGTCGTGCCTCCGGACAGTTATTTCGCCATGGGTGACAATCGCGATAACAGCCTTGACAGTCGTTATTGGGGATTTGTACCCCAGGCAAACCTGATAGGACGTCCCATGTTTATTTACTGGTCGTTTAAGGCTGATAAGAGCACCTACGAGCCAAGCAGTTTCGGTGAGCGGCTCGCCAATATCGGGTACACGATTCTTCACTTTTTCGATAAAACACGCTGGAGCCGTACGCTGAACATGGTGCACTAA
- the lepB gene encoding signal peptidase I, whose amino-acid sequence MSDPSSPSNSSTETSEPQNQPAAQPEFLHGADRFQPDIAEGATPAPDPQHSTRPRKQQESWLGLLQSLLVVVVIALFVVTFLIQAFQIPSGSMENTLLVGDYVMVDKVRFGEGGIWNNVLPYSPIWHGDIIVFKYPINPSLHYVKRVIGLPGDRVRMENKNVWVNGKLLHEGYTIYQTGGRGSFPSDSLYEHTNGSWTTQLPNFVRGDELVVPPGSYFVLGDNRDDSEDSRFWGFVPRENIEGRPWLVYFSFAASPVGTEEAQAADGKLAGLIFTVRHLWEYVRWNRVMRLVQ is encoded by the coding sequence ATGAGCGATCCTTCTTCTCCGTCAAATTCTTCTACCGAGACCAGCGAGCCGCAAAACCAGCCGGCCGCACAGCCTGAATTTCTGCACGGGGCTGACCGCTTCCAGCCGGACATCGCAGAAGGCGCCACCCCGGCTCCAGATCCACAGCACTCCACCCGGCCACGCAAGCAGCAGGAAAGCTGGCTGGGGCTGCTGCAATCGCTATTGGTTGTGGTAGTGATTGCGCTCTTTGTGGTCACGTTTTTGATACAGGCTTTCCAGATTCCCTCAGGTTCCATGGAAAATACGCTGCTGGTGGGCGATTACGTCATGGTGGATAAGGTCCGCTTCGGCGAGGGCGGCATCTGGAACAATGTGCTGCCATATTCGCCCATCTGGCACGGCGATATTATCGTCTTCAAATACCCCATCAATCCTTCGCTTCACTATGTGAAGCGCGTCATCGGGTTGCCCGGCGATCGAGTGCGCATGGAAAACAAGAACGTCTGGGTGAATGGCAAGCTGCTGCATGAGGGTTATACCATTTATCAGACAGGGGGCCGTGGTAGCTTCCCTTCCGATTCCCTGTACGAGCACACCAATGGAAGCTGGACGACGCAATTGCCCAACTTTGTCCGGGGGGACGAGTTGGTTGTCCCGCCCGGTTCTTACTTTGTGCTGGGCGATAACCGCGACGACAGCGAAGATAGCCGCTTTTGGGGCTTCGTCCCACGGGAAAACATTGAGGGACGGCCCTGGCTGGTTTACTTCTCTTTTGCCGCGAGTCCGGTAGGAACAGAAGAAGCACAAGCGGCTGATGGTAAACTGGCAGGTCTGATATTTACAGTCCGCCACCTGTGGGAATACGTGCGTTGGAACCGGGTTATGCGACTGGTTCAGTGA
- the rnc gene encoding ribonuclease III — protein sequence MNLLFAPMTIPDTSTLEAALGHRFQHAGLLEQALTHSSHAHEATDASAPGESTGEKMTFATGDNEIMEFLGDAVLGFVTSEALFTRFPGKHEGELSKMRAHLVSARHLVRVAKQINLGDYLRLGRGEEKSGGRNKSALLVDALEAVIAALYLDGGLELARQFIFKEIVNPELGKMQQAGENLPLTDYKSALQESVQSMGQPQPVYVIAKETGPDHKKIFTAEVRLHLRGSDENPHLVARAEGHSKKSAEQRAARQALEHLEKQRSAAGESE from the coding sequence TTGAATTTGTTATTTGCGCCCATGACCATCCCTGATACTTCGACCCTGGAAGCCGCGCTGGGACATCGCTTCCAACACGCGGGGCTGCTGGAGCAAGCGCTCACGCACAGCTCGCATGCACACGAAGCCACAGACGCCTCGGCGCCGGGGGAGAGCACTGGCGAGAAAATGACCTTTGCCACAGGCGATAATGAAATCATGGAATTTCTGGGAGATGCGGTGCTGGGGTTTGTGACCAGCGAGGCGCTGTTTACGCGTTTTCCCGGGAAGCATGAAGGTGAACTTTCCAAAATGCGGGCACACCTGGTCAGCGCACGGCACCTGGTGCGCGTGGCCAAGCAGATTAACCTGGGAGATTATCTACGGCTGGGGCGCGGAGAGGAAAAAAGTGGCGGACGCAACAAGTCGGCCCTGCTGGTGGATGCGCTGGAGGCGGTCATCGCCGCGCTTTACCTGGATGGCGGACTGGAACTCGCCCGCCAGTTTATCTTTAAGGAGATCGTCAACCCGGAGCTCGGCAAGATGCAGCAAGCGGGAGAAAATCTGCCGCTTACGGACTACAAATCGGCGCTGCAAGAGTCGGTGCAATCCATGGGACAGCCGCAACCGGTGTACGTGATTGCGAAAGAGACCGGCCCGGACCACAAAAAAATCTTTACGGCAGAGGTGAGACTGCATTTGCGCGGCAGCGACGAAAACCCGCATTTAGTCGCCCGCGCCGAGGGCCACAGTAAGAAGAGCGCGGAGCAGCGTGCTGCCCGCCAGGCGCTCGAGCATCTTGAGAAGCAGCGATCTGCTGCCGGAGAAAGCGAATGA
- a CDS encoding tetratricopeptide repeat protein, with protein MILPGQAQQKSSPAPSVPPAATTSKVTLDTSETLFSLLAAMNACGYDADLANSDPLRAQIRQEIAQKAAASEEATRARTEFCNFYKDHQNADPARDLAQFVSLGLFLTPPPAFQPSVQEADLPPDATYVLGAVPLLQTFYQALGLRDIWKEHQAGYDTLVDRYHTPVSQMILKTDLYLKLQMSGYMGRRFTVLVEPLAAPSGINARNYSDDYYMVISPSRGSIKLDQIRHTYLHYVLDPYALKRGTSLKRLQPLLLTVSTAPMDDSFKNDIGLLVDESLIRAIEARTLPGTGKDAEDVRLQRAKASENEGFILTRYFYEALQKFEKDPAGLKDSYSDWLFQIDVDKEKKQAQQISFSKEATPELLSAAKTQQVQLLDLAEQRLVSADIPGAEKLAHQALDEKNEDPARALFILARAAALRGDVNGAREYFQRTLEIAHEPRVVAWSHIYLGRIFDLQEERAAALAQYRAALEAGDTSPDTRTAADRGISQPYEPRSSRPKDQN; from the coding sequence GTGATTTTGCCCGGCCAGGCGCAACAGAAGTCCTCGCCAGCGCCGAGCGTTCCCCCAGCCGCAACAACTTCCAAAGTCACTTTGGATACCAGCGAGACGCTGTTCAGCCTGCTGGCCGCAATGAATGCCTGCGGGTACGATGCCGACCTGGCCAACTCGGACCCGCTGCGCGCGCAAATCCGACAGGAGATCGCGCAGAAGGCCGCGGCTTCAGAAGAGGCCACCCGTGCCCGGACGGAGTTTTGCAATTTCTACAAAGACCATCAGAATGCGGACCCCGCCCGAGATTTGGCGCAGTTTGTGTCGCTGGGGTTGTTTCTCACGCCCCCACCCGCTTTTCAGCCCAGCGTGCAAGAAGCTGACCTGCCACCGGACGCAACTTACGTCCTCGGGGCGGTCCCTTTGCTGCAAACCTTTTATCAAGCACTAGGACTGCGGGACATCTGGAAGGAGCACCAGGCCGGATATGACACCCTGGTAGACCGCTACCATACACCGGTCTCGCAGATGATTCTCAAGACCGACCTGTACTTGAAGCTGCAAATGAGCGGCTATATGGGACGGCGTTTTACCGTGCTGGTAGAACCTTTGGCTGCTCCCAGCGGCATCAATGCCCGGAACTATAGCGATGACTACTATATGGTGATCTCACCGTCGCGAGGTTCGATCAAGCTGGACCAGATCCGCCATACCTACCTGCATTATGTTCTCGATCCTTACGCGCTCAAACGCGGCACATCGCTCAAACGGCTGCAGCCTCTATTGCTCACCGTATCCACCGCCCCCATGGATGACAGCTTCAAAAATGATATCGGCCTGCTGGTTGACGAATCCCTGATTCGGGCCATCGAGGCGCGCACGCTTCCGGGAACAGGCAAAGATGCGGAAGATGTGCGGTTACAGAGAGCCAAAGCTTCAGAGAACGAGGGATTCATTCTCACCCGCTATTTTTACGAGGCCCTGCAAAAATTCGAAAAAGACCCTGCGGGATTGAAAGACAGCTACTCGGATTGGCTGTTTCAAATTGACGTTGACAAAGAAAAAAAACAGGCGCAGCAGATCAGCTTTTCGAAAGAGGCCACTCCCGAACTGTTGAGCGCAGCTAAAACACAACAAGTGCAATTGCTGGATTTAGCGGAGCAGCGGCTGGTATCGGCCGATATCCCGGGAGCAGAAAAGCTGGCGCACCAGGCGTTGGATGAAAAAAATGAAGACCCGGCACGCGCCTTATTCATTCTGGCAAGGGCGGCAGCGCTCCGCGGAGACGTGAATGGAGCGCGCGAATACTTTCAGCGCACGCTGGAAATTGCGCACGAGCCCCGGGTTGTAGCCTGGTCGCATATTTATCTGGGCAGAATCTTTGATCTTCAGGAAGAGCGGGCGGCGGCGCTTGCCCAATACCGCGCCGCGCTTGAAGCCGGCGATACCAGCCCGGACACAAGGACCGCTGCGGATCGCGGGATTTCCCAGCCTTATGAGCCGCGGTCTTCGCGTCCAAAAGATCAGAATTAG
- a CDS encoding DinB family protein — MTITLEALRTHFDYTAWASSRLVNAASSLSAEELTRDFHTADHNVLGTLVHIYAADRIWLGRIQGNPPAKFINPEQDMHLAVLQNDWPLLLKRWKDWASSLTEDSLGTKFSYKDLKGNPYETPLWQISLHVVNHGTHHRGQVSGFLRAMGYAPPPLDLIAYYREISR; from the coding sequence ATGACGATCACATTAGAAGCACTTCGTACTCATTTTGATTACACGGCTTGGGCCAGCAGCAGGCTGGTGAATGCGGCAAGTTCACTGAGCGCCGAGGAGTTAACAAGAGACTTCCACACCGCTGACCACAACGTTCTCGGCACCCTGGTGCACATTTATGCCGCCGATCGCATCTGGCTTGGGCGCATCCAGGGGAATCCGCCGGCAAAGTTCATCAATCCGGAACAGGATATGCATTTGGCAGTGCTTCAAAACGACTGGCCTCTGCTTCTTAAGAGGTGGAAAGACTGGGCTTCAAGCCTGACGGAAGATTCCCTGGGAACCAAATTTTCCTACAAAGATTTGAAGGGCAATCCCTATGAGACTCCGCTCTGGCAGATCTCGCTCCACGTCGTCAATCACGGCACGCACCATCGCGGACAGGTTTCTGGCTTTCTTCGCGCTATGGGCTACGCGCCACCACCGCTGGATTTGATCGCTTATTATCGAGAAATTTCCCGCTAA
- a CDS encoding zf-HC2 domain-containing protein — protein MKCSEVQSLFSLYLDSALTGVQMQQVAAHAEACDSCQAEYQQLRATQRMVAGLGRRQAPPDLALQLRIALSVERTKNYRRRWEGMLVRWENAFNAFMFPATAGLLSAVIFFGLIIGFFGLPVNSSASSDVPLALYTPPQLNPSALPFLTTIGNSEGSLVVETYVDANGRVEDYRIISAPEGTQDLIPRVDNLLIFTTFRPAMNMGRPTPSRVVLSFSGMNVRG, from the coding sequence ATGAAGTGCAGCGAAGTGCAGTCTTTGTTTTCGTTGTATCTGGATAGCGCCCTGACCGGTGTACAGATGCAGCAAGTGGCTGCGCATGCCGAAGCATGTGACTCCTGTCAGGCTGAATACCAACAGCTTCGGGCCACGCAACGCATGGTTGCCGGCCTGGGAAGGCGACAGGCGCCTCCTGATCTGGCTCTTCAGTTGCGCATAGCGCTTTCGGTGGAGCGCACAAAAAACTATCGCCGCCGCTGGGAAGGCATGCTGGTGCGATGGGAAAATGCTTTTAATGCTTTCATGTTTCCCGCGACCGCCGGCTTGCTGAGCGCGGTAATATTTTTCGGGTTGATCATCGGGTTCTTCGGCCTGCCGGTCAACAGCTCAGCTTCTTCTGATGTGCCCCTGGCGCTGTACACTCCTCCGCAGTTGAACCCTTCGGCCCTGCCATTCTTGACTACGATTGGCAACAGCGAGGGATCATTGGTCGTGGAAACGTATGTGGACGCCAATGGCCGAGTGGAAGACTATCGAATCATATCCGCGCCTGAAGGAACCCAGGACCTGATCCCGCGTGTGGATAATCTGCTCATCTTTACAACCTTCCGTCCCGCAATGAACATGGGACGACCTACGCCCAGCCGCGTTGTGCTCTCATTTTCGGGCATGAACGTAAGGGGATAA